One Xylanivirga thermophila DNA segment encodes these proteins:
- a CDS encoding L,D-transpeptidase family protein produces the protein MRNVQERLKELGYYNGDITSIYDKETAEAVRNFQLANGLIGDGIVGPITWNAIGLSAESLEYFDTQYNITVDLSKRELILKEGEQILKTYPVAVGKPSTPTPVGNWRIIQKTVNPGGAFGARWMRLNISWGGYGIHGTNDPESIGKAVSHGCVRMYNEDVIELYDIVPLGTEVNILGSVFTGRILYLGVENGSDIAQLQEILRRIGYYNGSIDGIYGEGTRNAVMDFQRDYGLIADGVVGVNTYDALEKANDTLLNDMQP, from the coding sequence GTGCGAAATGTTCAAGAACGTCTTAAAGAGTTAGGATATTATAATGGAGATATAACATCAATATATGATAAAGAAACAGCAGAAGCGGTTAGAAATTTTCAATTAGCAAATGGTCTTATTGGCGATGGAATAGTTGGTCCTATTACATGGAATGCTATAGGGTTAAGTGCTGAAAGTCTTGAATATTTTGATACACAATATAATATAACTGTAGATTTGTCAAAACGTGAGCTTATATTAAAAGAGGGGGAACAAATATTAAAAACTTATCCTGTAGCAGTCGGGAAGCCTTCTACTCCTACACCTGTGGGTAATTGGAGAATAATACAAAAAACGGTAAACCCAGGAGGAGCTTTTGGTGCCAGATGGATGAGACTTAATATTTCATGGGGAGGTTATGGTATTCATGGAACAAATGATCCTGAATCTATAGGTAAAGCAGTAAGCCACGGTTGTGTAAGAATGTACAACGAAGATGTGATAGAGCTTTATGATATAGTGCCTTTAGGCACTGAAGTGAATATATTGGGAAGTGTTTTTACTGGACGAATTCTTTATTTAGGTGTAGAGAATGGCTCAGACATTGCCCAGCTGCAGGAAATTTTACGCAGAATAGGATATTATAATGGTTCCATAGATGGAATATATGGTGAAGGAACAAGAAATGCTGTTATGGACTTCCAGCGAGATTATGGGTTGATAGCAGATGGTGTAGTAGGTGTTAATACCTATGATGCTTTGGAAAAGGCAAACGATACTTTACTAAACGATATGCAGCCATGA
- a CDS encoding manganese catalase family protein, whose protein sequence is MWVYEKKLQYPVRIKNPNPEMAKYVISQYGGPDGELAASLRYLSQRYSMPIPEAKATLNDIGTEELAHFEMVGSMVYQLMKGASPEEIKAAGAGAYFADHDSAVYPSTGTGVPFTAAYIQSKGDPIADLHEDLAAEEKARATYENLLKLADDPDVIEPLKFLREREIVHFQRFGEVLEKVQEHMNSKKYF, encoded by the coding sequence ATGTGGGTGTATGAAAAAAAACTACAATATCCTGTCAGGATAAAGAATCCCAATCCTGAAATGGCAAAGTACGTAATTTCTCAGTATGGTGGTCCGGATGGTGAATTAGCTGCTTCACTGAGATACTTGTCTCAAAGATATAGTATGCCTATTCCCGAAGCAAAAGCGACATTAAATGATATAGGTACCGAAGAATTGGCCCACTTTGAAATGGTAGGTTCTATGGTTTATCAATTAATGAAAGGCGCATCTCCAGAAGAGATAAAAGCGGCAGGTGCGGGAGCTTATTTTGCTGATCATGATAGTGCAGTATATCCTAGTACAGGTACAGGGGTACCATTTACAGCAGCTTATATACAGTCAAAAGGTGATCCTATAGCTGATTTACATGAAGATTTAGCTGCAGAGGAAAAGGCTAGAGCAACCTATGAAAATCTTCTAAAGCTAGCAGATGATCCAGATGTAATAGAACCTTTGAAATTTTTGAGAGAGAGAGAAATTGTCCATTTTCAGCGATTTGGAGAGGTATTAGAAAAAGTACAGGAACATATGAATAGCAAAAAATATTTTTGA
- the rpmB gene encoding 50S ribosomal protein L28 codes for MAKVCDVCNKGVVFGNKVSHSHRRSNRAFAPNVKKVRAIVDGTPKTIYVCTSCLRSGKVKRAL; via the coding sequence ATGGCTAAAGTTTGTGATGTATGTAATAAAGGCGTAGTATTTGGCAATAAGGTGAGTCACTCCCATCGCAGAAGCAATCGTGCTTTTGCACCAAACGTAAAAAAGGTAAGGGCTATAGTAGATGGGACACCTAAAACTATATATGTTTGCACCAGTTGTCTGCGTTCAGGCAAAGTAAAAAGAGCTCTGTAA
- a CDS encoding DNA polymerase IV yields MYDLSIIHVDMDAFYASIEQRDNTFFRNKPIVVGGHPDGRGVVSTASYEARKFGIHSAMPARRARELCPGAIFLPVNMEKYKNVSEQIQNIFKDYTYTIEPISIDEAFLDMGEQHRDVISTAQEIKNRIYDELNLTASVGISYNKFLAKLASDMEKPNGFTVITLKDAKKILPTLPVRKIWGVGVKTEKELNDIGIFTIEDLLNYDREFILNHWGRRGYELLCLAQGMDNRPVEAYQQAKSIGEETTLSNDAVDKGILRNYIKDFAIIIGKRMNKQGIKCRTITVKIKYNDFRLITRSITLDVPTSSSLMIYSEANNILENRIELIKPVRLIGIQLSNLLYPHEPKQVTFEHFIGSNGIKNH; encoded by the coding sequence GTGTATGATCTGTCTATAATCCATGTTGATATGGATGCCTTCTATGCTTCCATAGAGCAAAGGGATAATACTTTTTTTAGAAATAAACCTATTGTTGTAGGAGGGCACCCTGACGGAAGAGGCGTGGTGAGTACTGCATCATATGAGGCTAGAAAATTTGGTATCCACTCAGCTATGCCTGCTAGACGTGCAAGAGAGTTATGTCCTGGTGCTATATTTTTACCGGTCAATATGGAGAAATATAAAAACGTATCTGAGCAAATTCAAAATATATTTAAGGATTATACCTATACTATAGAGCCCATATCCATAGATGAGGCTTTTTTGGATATGGGGGAACAACATAGAGATGTGATATCGACAGCTCAAGAAATAAAAAATCGCATATACGATGAATTAAATCTCACAGCATCTGTTGGGATATCATATAATAAGTTTTTGGCAAAGTTAGCTTCTGACATGGAAAAGCCAAATGGTTTTACTGTAATTACCCTTAAAGATGCGAAAAAAATATTACCAACCCTTCCTGTAAGAAAGATTTGGGGGGTAGGTGTTAAAACTGAAAAGGAGCTAAACGACATAGGTATTTTTACTATAGAGGATTTGCTTAATTATGATAGGGAGTTCATTTTAAATCATTGGGGAAGACGTGGATATGAGCTTTTATGCTTGGCACAAGGTATGGATAACAGGCCGGTTGAGGCGTATCAACAGGCTAAGAGCATTGGTGAAGAAACTACTCTGTCGAATGATGCTGTTGATAAAGGCATATTGAGAAACTATATAAAAGATTTTGCTATCATTATAGGTAAACGTATGAATAAGCAGGGCATAAAATGTAGGACTATAACAGTTAAAATTAAATACAATGATTTTAGGCTTATAACTAGAAGCATTACATTGGATGTTCCTACCTCTTCATCTTTGATGATATACTCTGAGGCCAATAACATACTAGAAAATAGGATAGAGCTCATAAAGCCTGTCAGATTAATAGGTATCCAATTATCAAATCTGTTGTATCCACATGAACCTAAGCAGGTAACTTTTGAGCATTTTATAGGCAGCAACGGTATAAAAAACCATTAA
- a CDS encoding TM1266 family iron-only hydrogenase system putative regulator: MEKRIGVIGIVVDCPEESGQTVSQYISEYSSIIVGRMGVPYRKRNISVISLIVEGTTDEIGALTGKLGKLNGVTVKSALTSKKIVD; this comes from the coding sequence TTGGAAAAGCGTATAGGAGTTATAGGAATTGTAGTTGATTGTCCAGAAGAATCAGGTCAAACTGTCAGCCAATATATCAGTGAATATTCGTCTATAATAGTAGGTAGAATGGGTGTGCCATATAGAAAGCGTAATATATCTGTTATATCACTTATAGTAGAGGGAACAACTGATGAAATAGGGGCTTTAACTGGGAAATTAGGGAAGTTAAATGGTGTTACAGTAAAAAGTGCTTTGACTTCTAAAAAAATAGTAGATTAG
- the polX gene encoding DNA polymerase/3'-5' exonuclease PolX gives MDKKEVSVVLEEIALLLEMKGDNPFKIRAYTNAARSIELLDQDIEELVAKGRLGEIKGIGKALQEKIEELVTTGTLKYYEDLKQSFPKGLFELLKIPGLGPKRVKIIYDNLGITTLEELEYACNENRLAGLPGFGYKTQENILNGIENFKEYKDKFLFSEAYREAEILIEYLKTCEFVDYIDIAGSLRRKKEIIKDIDILVGSDHGEKVMDFFVNFTHIKEVVAKGTTKTSLRLESGIAVDLRVVSTKQYPYALHHFTGSKEHNTAMRHYAKQKNIKMNEYGLFNVSDNSLILCYSEEDIFSTLGMQYIPPEIRENTGEIEIALKNQLPDFVIFDDIIGILHVHSNYSDGRCAISELAEYAYKLGYKYIGISDHSKSASYAHGLNEEDIMQQHEEIDRLNKKFSHFKILKGIEVDILKNGSLDYNTEVLESFDFVIASVHSNFSMNKEEMTERILKAMDNPYVTILGHPTGRLLLSRPAYEIEMEKVFQKALENGVAIEINANPHRLDLDWRWCRRAKDLGIKFAICPDTHDLEGFSHMQYGVGIARKGWLEKGDIINCYGVDNFI, from the coding sequence GTGGATAAAAAAGAGGTATCCGTAGTTTTAGAGGAGATTGCTCTTTTGTTAGAAATGAAAGGAGACAATCCGTTTAAAATACGTGCTTATACAAATGCTGCCCGTAGTATAGAATTACTAGATCAAGATATAGAAGAGCTAGTTGCAAAAGGTAGGCTAGGGGAAATAAAGGGAATTGGTAAGGCGCTTCAAGAAAAGATAGAGGAATTGGTGACAACAGGTACTTTAAAGTATTATGAAGATTTGAAACAATCTTTTCCTAAAGGTTTATTTGAACTTCTCAAAATACCTGGTTTAGGACCCAAAAGGGTAAAAATAATCTATGATAATTTAGGTATAACAACTTTGGAAGAATTGGAGTATGCATGTAATGAGAATAGATTAGCAGGTTTACCTGGATTTGGATATAAGACTCAGGAAAATATATTGAATGGTATAGAGAATTTTAAAGAATATAAGGATAAATTTTTATTTTCTGAGGCTTATAGAGAAGCTGAGATATTGATTGAATACTTAAAGACTTGCGAATTTGTAGACTATATTGATATTGCAGGAAGCTTGAGACGTAAAAAAGAAATAATAAAGGATATAGACATATTGGTTGGCAGTGATCATGGAGAAAAAGTGATGGACTTTTTTGTAAACTTTACTCATATAAAAGAAGTTGTAGCAAAAGGAACTACAAAAACCAGTTTAAGACTTGAAAGTGGAATAGCCGTTGACCTAAGAGTGGTAAGTACAAAACAATATCCATATGCGCTTCATCATTTTACAGGTAGCAAGGAGCATAATACTGCTATGCGCCATTATGCAAAGCAAAAGAATATAAAGATGAATGAATATGGACTTTTTAATGTGAGCGATAATAGTTTGATATTATGTTATTCTGAAGAAGATATATTTAGTACATTAGGCATGCAATATATTCCACCTGAGATAAGAGAAAATACTGGTGAAATAGAGATAGCGTTAAAAAATCAATTACCTGACTTTGTAATTTTTGACGATATAATTGGAATATTGCATGTGCATAGCAATTATAGTGATGGTAGATGTGCGATTTCTGAACTGGCTGAGTATGCTTATAAGCTAGGATATAAATATATAGGTATATCCGACCATAGCAAGTCTGCCTCTTATGCTCATGGACTTAATGAAGAGGATATAATGCAACAGCATGAAGAGATCGATAGGTTGAATAAAAAATTTAGTCATTTTAAGATATTAAAAGGAATCGAAGTAGATATACTAAAAAATGGTAGTTTAGATTATAATACTGAAGTATTAGAAAGTTTTGATTTTGTAATAGCATCTGTACATTCAAATTTCTCTATGAATAAAGAAGAGATGACAGAAAGAATTTTAAAGGCAATGGACAACCCATATGTTACAATATTAGGACATCCTACTGGCAGACTTTTACTATCTCGTCCTGCATATGAAATAGAAATGGAAAAGGTATTTCAAAAAGCATTAGAAAATGGTGTAGCTATAGAGATAAATGCCAATCCACATCGTCTTGATTTAGATTGGCGTTGGTGCCGAAGAGCAAAAGATTTAGGAATAAAATTTGCTATATGTCCAGATACCCATGATTTGGAAGGATTTTCTCATATGCAGTATGGTGTAGGTATTGCTAGAAAAGGTTGGTTGGAAAAAGGAGATATTATAAATTGCTATGGAGTAGACAATTTCATTTAA
- a CDS encoding HPr family phosphocarrier protein — protein sequence MIEKSFVIQNEVGLHARPAAKLTQVASNFKSEILLVKDTKTANAKSLLSVLALGIFRDAEFRIRIIGPDELEAMCKITRLIEDDININ from the coding sequence ATGATAGAAAAGAGCTTTGTCATTCAAAACGAAGTAGGGCTTCATGCACGGCCGGCTGCAAAACTTACGCAGGTGGCTAGTAATTTTAAATCAGAAATCTTACTAGTCAAAGATACAAAGACGGCTAATGCAAAGAGTTTACTGTCAGTATTAGCCCTAGGTATTTTTAGAGATGCAGAATTTAGAATACGTATAATAGGCCCAGATGAGCTAGAGGCCATGTGTAAAATAACTCGATTGATTGAAGATGATATAAACATAAATTAA
- a CDS encoding MASE3 domain-containing protein, which yields MKHVFSADVFLSWHIFLEIASIVMAFSIFSITFYTFEQSKNLKSIIFACTFFVIGILDIFHFLTYKGMPMFLTAPSAQKATAFWVISRFTMAVAFLYASFLCPYRQTNKRRFAFFGVAIAYAVFWIYIINYHIDALPKLYVEGEGLTNLKIFIEYCIICIHGISIYMFFRSYKNRQEDRNYIFLIILGLIISACSELVFTLYISVYDIYNMVGHILKVMAYYLLFRALFVRNIEKPYVSLSQAENKLSAYADNLEKMVIKRTSEIQQAKNKLEQDLDYAKNIQLALLPNEFPNIPGMDFASRYFPCEKVGGDFYNVFKLDEKNLGIVIGDVAGHGVSAAMLNVFINQNIHVKKQYDDGRYKIFTPRGVLMNLYHVYNEMPFPEEAYLVMMYGIYNINTRKFSYASAGMNVTPIILSQNGDVRFIKADGFPICKFGKYFKPSYKTQSIDLFPGDTLIFYTDGLTDIDRYRPEVFGQENLKEFIKGMKGLSARETCDQLLDAYFTLLEDKDMLDDVTVLVVKTKEY from the coding sequence GTGAAACATGTTTTTTCAGCTGATGTGTTTTTGAGTTGGCATATATTTTTAGAAATTGCCAGTATAGTAATGGCATTTAGTATATTTTCAATTACATTTTATACCTTTGAACAATCAAAAAACTTGAAATCCATAATATTTGCATGTACATTTTTTGTAATTGGGATATTGGATATATTTCATTTTTTAACATACAAAGGTATGCCCATGTTTTTAACTGCTCCATCTGCACAGAAGGCCACAGCTTTTTGGGTAATTTCCCGTTTTACTATGGCTGTTGCCTTTTTATATGCAAGTTTTTTATGTCCCTACAGACAAACAAATAAGAGACGTTTTGCGTTTTTTGGAGTAGCTATTGCTTACGCAGTTTTTTGGATATATATTATAAATTATCATATTGATGCATTGCCTAAGCTATATGTAGAAGGGGAAGGATTGACAAATCTTAAGATATTTATAGAATACTGTATCATATGTATACACGGAATTAGCATATACATGTTTTTTAGATCCTATAAAAACAGACAAGAAGACAGGAATTATATTTTTTTAATCATATTGGGATTGATAATTAGTGCATGCAGTGAGTTGGTATTTACTCTTTATATAAGCGTATATGATATATATAACATGGTAGGTCACATTCTTAAGGTTATGGCATACTATTTATTATTTAGGGCATTATTTGTGCGGAATATAGAAAAACCATACGTTAGTTTAAGCCAAGCAGAAAATAAATTATCTGCATATGCAGATAACCTGGAAAAAATGGTAATCAAAAGAACTTCTGAAATACAACAGGCAAAGAATAAATTGGAGCAGGATTTAGACTATGCAAAGAATATTCAATTGGCATTGTTGCCAAATGAATTTCCCAATATACCTGGGATGGACTTTGCGTCCAGGTATTTCCCGTGTGAAAAAGTAGGAGGTGATTTTTATAATGTTTTTAAGCTAGATGAGAAAAATTTAGGCATAGTAATTGGGGATGTTGCAGGTCATGGAGTTTCTGCTGCGATGCTTAATGTATTTATAAACCAAAATATTCATGTAAAAAAACAATATGATGATGGCCGATACAAGATATTTACACCTCGTGGGGTGCTTATGAATCTTTACCATGTTTACAATGAAATGCCTTTTCCTGAAGAAGCATATTTGGTTATGATGTATGGTATATACAATATCAATACACGTAAGTTTTCTTATGCTTCAGCCGGGATGAATGTTACACCTATAATACTAAGTCAAAATGGAGATGTGCGGTTTATAAAGGCTGATGGATTTCCAATATGCAAGTTTGGCAAGTATTTTAAGCCATCATATAAAACGCAAAGTATTGACTTATTCCCTGGTGATACATTAATATTCTATACAGATGGTTTAACTGATATTGATAGATATAGGCCAGAGGTTTTTGGACAAGAAAACTTAAAAGAATTTATAAAAGGGATGAAAGGCTTAAGTGCAAGGGAGACGTGTGATCAGCTTTTAGATGCGTATTTTACATTATTAGAAGACAAGGATATGTTAGATGATGTAACGGTTTTGGTAGTAAAAACAAAAGAATACTAA
- a CDS encoding glycine--tRNA ligase yields MSVSLTMDKMVALCKGRGFIFPGSEIYGGLANTWDYGPLGVELKNNVKRAWWKKFIQESPYNVGMDSAILMNPETWVASGHVGGFNDPLMDCKACKTRFRADSLIEDYLKSQGHEDITVDGWSNDKMEKYIEQNDIPCPDCGKHDFTGIRQFNLMFKTFQGVTEDSKSEIFLRPETAQGIFVNFKNVLRTSRKKLPFGIGQIGKSFRNEITPGNFIFRTREFEQMELEFFCRPGEDMEWFDYWRSFCKNWLIEFGLKEENIRLRDHSPEELSHYSKATTDIEFLFPFGWGELWGIANRTDFDLKQHAEHSGENFNYLDPNTNEQFIPYCIEPSVGADRITLAFLCQAYVEEELDNNDSRVLLKLHPALAPFKAAVLPLSKKLKDQANNIYLELSKYFMIDYDETGSIGKRYRRQDEIGTPYCITVDFDTLEDNSVTIRDRDTMEQIRVKIDQLEGYLREKITF; encoded by the coding sequence ATGTCAGTATCATTAACTATGGATAAGATGGTAGCACTCTGTAAGGGAAGAGGGTTTATATTCCCTGGTTCCGAGATATATGGCGGGTTAGCTAATACCTGGGATTATGGACCTCTGGGAGTAGAACTTAAAAACAATGTCAAGCGGGCATGGTGGAAAAAATTCATCCAAGAAAGCCCATATAATGTAGGCATGGATTCTGCCATACTGATGAATCCTGAAACATGGGTAGCTTCTGGTCATGTAGGTGGATTTAATGATCCCCTTATGGACTGTAAGGCTTGTAAAACTAGATTTAGAGCAGACAGCCTCATAGAAGATTATTTAAAATCACAAGGGCATGAAGACATTACAGTAGATGGCTGGAGCAATGATAAAATGGAGAAATACATAGAACAAAATGATATACCTTGCCCCGATTGCGGTAAACATGATTTTACAGGCATCCGCCAATTCAACCTTATGTTTAAGACTTTTCAGGGTGTTACTGAAGATTCGAAATCTGAAATCTTCCTAAGACCCGAAACTGCCCAAGGTATCTTTGTAAATTTTAAAAACGTTTTACGTACTAGTAGAAAAAAATTACCTTTTGGCATAGGTCAAATAGGAAAATCCTTTAGGAATGAAATAACTCCAGGTAATTTCATATTCCGCACCCGTGAATTTGAACAGATGGAACTGGAATTTTTCTGTAGACCTGGTGAGGATATGGAATGGTTTGATTATTGGAGAAGCTTTTGTAAAAACTGGCTCATTGAGTTTGGATTAAAAGAAGAAAATATCCGTTTAAGAGATCATAGTCCTGAAGAACTTTCCCATTATAGTAAAGCTACTACAGATATAGAATTTTTATTCCCATTTGGTTGGGGTGAACTATGGGGTATTGCAAACAGGACAGATTTTGATTTAAAACAACACGCAGAGCATTCTGGTGAAAATTTTAATTATCTAGATCCTAATACTAATGAACAATTTATTCCCTATTGTATTGAACCTTCTGTAGGTGCAGATCGTATTACTTTGGCCTTTTTGTGTCAAGCATATGTTGAGGAAGAATTGGATAACAACGATTCTAGAGTCCTATTAAAACTACACCCTGCTCTAGCACCATTTAAGGCAGCTGTTTTGCCCTTGTCCAAAAAACTTAAGGATCAGGCAAACAATATTTACCTAGAACTTAGTAAATACTTTATGATAGATTATGATGAAACAGGTAGTATTGGAAAAAGGTATAGACGTCAAGATGAGATTGGTACACCCTACTGTATTACAGTTGATTTTGATACATTAGAGGATAACTCTGTTACAATAAGAGATCGTGATACTATGGAACAAATCCGAGTAAAAATAGATCAGCTTGAAGGTTATCTACGGGAAAAAATAACTTTTTAA
- a CDS encoding ECF transporter S component gives MKDKTKKITYTAILLALTLVFQSLRNIIPQGMDQYIIGSLVNACLIISAIIVGMGGGIAISVIAPLVALLQGEIAFPILVPFVAIGNSVIVIVVALLYDKNKYLALSLGTILKFLVLYIMIVYMAIPIITPKLPPEKAKKVTSLLSLKFSWPQLVTAAIGSIIAISIVPAITKANREQ, from the coding sequence ATGAAAGATAAAACAAAAAAGATTACATATACAGCGATTTTATTGGCGCTTACTTTGGTATTTCAATCCCTTAGAAATATTATTCCTCAGGGTATGGATCAATACATAATTGGCTCATTGGTAAATGCATGTTTAATTATTTCTGCCATTATAGTAGGTATGGGAGGAGGTATTGCTATTTCCGTAATAGCTCCTTTAGTAGCACTTTTACAGGGGGAAATAGCTTTTCCAATATTGGTACCCTTCGTAGCTATTGGAAATTCAGTTATAGTCATCGTGGTAGCCCTATTATATGATAAAAACAAATATTTGGCCTTATCTTTGGGAACAATATTAAAATTTCTTGTATTATATATAATGATTGTATATATGGCAATACCAATTATTACTCCTAAGTTACCACCTGAAAAAGCAAAGAAGGTAACTAGTTTGTTATCACTCAAGTTTAGTTGGCCCCAATTGGTAACAGCGGCTATAGGTAGTATAATAGCTATTAGCATAGTTCCCGCCATTACAAAGGCAAACAGAGAGCAATAA
- a CDS encoding ferredoxin, with the protein MRAMVDQDLCISCGLCISTCDDVFHWNDDDKAEAIDEDVPSDFEDEVNEAIEGCPTEAIKEI; encoded by the coding sequence ATGCGTGCTATGGTTGACCAAGATCTATGTATCAGTTGTGGATTATGTATAAGTACGTGTGATGATGTTTTTCATTGGAATGATGACGATAAAGCAGAGGCAATAGATGAAGATGTACCATCTGATTTTGAAGATGAGGTAAATGAAGCAATAGAAGGATGTCCTACAGAAGCAATAAAAGAGATTTAA
- a CDS encoding spore coat protein CotJB: MCRNDLLNQIRAIEFMTVDLNLYLNTHPEDRRAINEYNNYTRQLMMLKAEYERIYGPLTNFGYSQSQYPWRWINDPWPWEQDYWMEEC, translated from the coding sequence ATGTGTAGGAATGATCTTCTTAATCAAATAAGGGCTATAGAATTCATGACAGTTGATTTAAATCTATATTTAAATACACATCCAGAGGATAGGCGAGCTATAAATGAATATAATAACTATACTCGTCAGCTTATGATGTTAAAAGCCGAGTATGAACGCATATATGGCCCTTTGACGAATTTTGGATACTCTCAAAGTCAGTATCCATGGAGATGGATAAATGATCCCTGGCCATGGGAACAAGATTATTGGATGGAGGAGTGTTAA
- a CDS encoding Asp23/Gls24 family envelope stress response protein, with protein sequence MGVKKTNPLGEIIITDEVIARIAGIAATECYGIVGMASKRATDGIVELLGSENLSRGIKVRTQDNVVTIDIYIIVEYGISIATVAQNVIEKVKYTVEDLAGVDVGKVNVTVEGVRV encoded by the coding sequence ATGGGAGTAAAAAAGACTAATCCGTTAGGCGAAATTATAATTACAGATGAAGTTATAGCACGAATAGCAGGTATAGCAGCGACGGAATGTTATGGCATTGTTGGTATGGCTTCTAAGCGGGCTACTGATGGGATTGTTGAGTTATTGGGAAGTGAAAATCTATCCAGAGGGATAAAGGTACGTACCCAGGATAACGTAGTAACTATAGATATATATATAATTGTAGAGTATGGTATATCTATTGCTACTGTAGCGCAGAATGTCATTGAGAAGGTAAAATATACAGTAGAGGATCTAGCTGGGGTGGATGTAGGTAAAGTAAATGTAACCGTTGAAGGGGTTAGGGTTTAA
- the hflX gene encoding GTPase HflX gives MQSDLIKERAILVGIDVQGMGEALLEELDQLADTAGAEVVFKMVQNRNKPDVATYIGKGKAEELSQAVKSFDAHLIICDDELSPTQIRNLEHITGIRVIDRTSVILDIFAQRAISREGKLQVELAQLKYRLPRLTGKGIELSRLGGGIGTRGPGEKKLETDRRYIRQRIYEIEKELKKVQKRRELARNKRKKNMIPVIALVGYTNAGKSTLMNILTNSEVLVEDKLFATLDPTARKIVLPNNQNVVLVDTVGFINKLPHQLVDAFKATLEEVIFADVLLHIVDMSSPHMLEQIELVNNVLNSLGAHQPIIMVYNKIDKVNSLIPLPAIKPQVSISAKTGAGIDLLLKEIENNISIDYHHICLCIPYDEANVLSKLHDEAKVINQEYRASGIYLEVYVDDITYNQLKGFEV, from the coding sequence ATGCAGAGTGATTTAATTAAGGAGAGGGCTATTTTAGTAGGAATAGATGTTCAGGGTATGGGAGAAGCATTACTTGAAGAATTGGACCAGTTGGCAGATACTGCTGGAGCCGAAGTGGTTTTTAAAATGGTGCAAAACAGGAATAAGCCAGATGTAGCTACTTATATAGGAAAAGGGAAGGCAGAAGAATTATCTCAAGCGGTAAAATCTTTTGACGCCCATCTTATTATTTGTGATGATGAGTTATCTCCCACCCAAATACGCAATTTAGAGCATATAACAGGCATAAGGGTTATAGATAGGACTTCTGTTATATTGGATATCTTTGCTCAAAGGGCCATATCTAGAGAAGGTAAATTGCAGGTAGAACTGGCACAGTTAAAATATAGGTTACCTAGACTAACAGGGAAAGGCATAGAGCTTTCAAGACTGGGAGGGGGTATAGGAACTAGGGGACCGGGAGAAAAAAAGCTAGAAACGGATAGGAGATATATAAGACAACGCATATATGAGATAGAGAAGGAGCTTAAAAAAGTACAAAAAAGGCGGGAACTTGCGCGGAATAAAAGAAAAAAGAATATGATTCCTGTAATTGCATTAGTGGGATATACCAATGCAGGAAAAAGCACGCTAATGAACATCTTAACAAATTCAGAAGTGTTAGTGGAAGATAAACTATTTGCTACTCTTGATCCCACTGCTCGAAAAATAGTGTTACCTAATAATCAAAACGTTGTATTAGTAGATACTGTTGGGTTTATAAATAAACTACCCCATCAATTAGTAGATGCATTTAAGGCTACGCTGGAAGAAGTGATATTCGCTGATGTGCTTTTACATATAGTGGATATGAGTTCACCTCATATGTTAGAACAGATAGAGTTAGTAAATAATGTATTAAATTCATTAGGCGCACATCAGCCAATTATAATGGTATATAATAAAATAGATAAAGTGAATAGTCTTATACCATTACCTGCTATAAAGCCGCAAGTAAGCATATCTGCCAAGACAGGGGCAGGAATAGATTTACTTCTAAAAGAGATAGAGAATAATATATCTATTGATTATCATCATATTTGTCTATGTATACCTTATGATGAGGCAAATGTTTTGTCTAAATTACATGATGAAGCCAAGGTAATAAATCAGGAATATAGGGCGAGTGGAATATATTTAGAGGTATATGTAGATGATATTACATATAACCAATTGAAGGGTTTTGAAGTTTAA